Proteins from a single region of Verrucosispora sp. NA02020:
- a CDS encoding AfsR/SARP family transcriptional regulator, whose product MTIDVLGGLRVGGPDGDAGPTAPKQRQLLGLLVLRADQVVPAATCMRELWHDHPPRSAATTLQTYVMHLRRVLAHADVPARVVTCGHGYRLRVDPLDTDLGVVHTRVREGEERAAAGDPTRAARSWREALALWRGAVLADVRTGPVAQQIAGHLDQWRLLLVERYLEAELRCGRHRQVVPTATALAGRHPLSEPIHASLITALHRSGRQADAVRVYERLAAALRRDLGVPPSAPLRRLHQAVRTGAGWLDPPPPAAPVLSLDALCALDAGRRPFLVPTPPGGTS is encoded by the coding sequence ATGACCATCGACGTCCTGGGTGGCCTGCGGGTCGGTGGCCCCGACGGTGACGCCGGCCCCACCGCGCCCAAGCAACGACAACTGCTCGGCCTGCTGGTGCTGCGCGCCGACCAGGTGGTGCCGGCCGCCACCTGCATGCGGGAGCTGTGGCACGACCATCCGCCGCGCAGCGCGGCGACCACCCTGCAGACGTACGTCATGCACCTGCGCCGGGTCCTGGCACACGCCGACGTGCCGGCGCGGGTGGTCACCTGCGGGCACGGCTACCGCCTGCGCGTCGACCCGCTCGACACCGACCTCGGCGTGGTCCACACGCGGGTACGGGAGGGGGAGGAGCGGGCCGCGGCCGGCGACCCGACCCGCGCCGCCCGATCGTGGCGCGAGGCGCTCGCGCTGTGGCGCGGCGCGGTGCTCGCCGACGTCCGCACCGGTCCCGTCGCCCAGCAGATCGCCGGTCACCTCGACCAGTGGCGGCTGCTGCTGGTCGAGCGGTACCTGGAGGCGGAGCTGCGCTGCGGCCGGCACCGGCAGGTGGTGCCCACGGCCACCGCCCTGGCCGGTCGGCATCCCCTCAGCGAGCCGATCCACGCCAGCCTGATCACCGCGTTGCACCGCAGCGGTCGGCAGGCCGACGCGGTACGGGTCTACGAACGACTCGCCGCCGCACTGCGCCGCGACCTCGGTGTCCCGCCGTCGGCACCGCTCCGGCGACTCCACCAGGCCGTCCGCACCGGCGCCGGATGGCTCGATCCGCCCCCGCCCGCCGCGCCGGTGCTCAGCCTGGACGCGCTCTGCGCGCTCGACGCCGGTCGGCGGCCCTTCCTCGTACCCACACCACCCGGTGGCACATCCTGA